A single window of Mycolicibacterium aurum DNA harbors:
- a CDS encoding phage major capsid protein: protein MTMLHTNTADAFTPEDYGNLVDLAVKAQSVAARTATVVATNKVAINFPVWKADPEVAWYNENDTIAEDDGETEEVSVTPTKTAGIVPLSNEIASDSTPDVADLAGKGLANKIIRATDAAYLGNTTPKGPDGLLSIAYTAVDTGAALTNLDPFVEARFAAEAAGSELTSWIVSPETAEALSKLKVGSGSNQSLIQFVEDGLTIAGLPVVRSNQVDAATLFWGIPKDHVVLVMREGTRVEKFPNVHQDGIWLRAVSRLGVGFLNEPGVVRGYDAT from the coding sequence ATGACCATGCTCCACACCAACACCGCCGACGCCTTCACCCCCGAGGACTACGGCAACCTCGTTGACCTCGCAGTCAAGGCGCAGTCCGTCGCGGCCCGCACCGCGACTGTCGTCGCCACAAACAAGGTTGCGATCAACTTCCCGGTCTGGAAGGCCGACCCCGAGGTCGCTTGGTACAACGAGAACGACACCATCGCCGAAGACGACGGCGAGACCGAAGAGGTCTCGGTCACCCCGACCAAGACCGCTGGCATCGTCCCGCTGTCCAACGAGATCGCCTCGGACTCGACTCCCGACGTGGCCGACCTCGCAGGCAAGGGACTGGCGAACAAGATCATCCGCGCCACCGACGCGGCCTACCTCGGTAACACCACGCCGAAGGGACCGGACGGCCTGCTCAGCATCGCCTACACCGCCGTGGACACCGGCGCTGCGCTGACCAACCTCGATCCGTTCGTCGAAGCCCGGTTCGCCGCCGAGGCAGCCGGTTCCGAGCTGACCTCGTGGATCGTCTCCCCGGAGACCGCCGAGGCACTGAGCAAGCTCAAGGTCGGCAGCGGTTCCAACCAGTCGCTCATCCAGTTCGTGGAAGATGGACTCACCATCGCCGGCCTGCCGGTCGTTCGGTCCAACCAGGTGGACGCGGCAACCCTGTTCTGGGGCATCCCCAAGGATCACGTCGTGCTCGTCATGCGCGAAGGCACCCGCGTGGAGAAGTTCCCGAACGTCCACCAGGACGGCATCTGGCTGCGCGCCGTGTCCCGCCTGGGCGTCGGGTTCCTGAACGAGCCCGGTGTGGTGCGCGGCTACGACGCCACCTGA
- a CDS encoding MarR family transcriptional regulator, translated as MNQPTEDECSSSSVQPPTASEASPSLTDEEIAELMDELRNEDASPEDRLLAAIRTNGSVRAKSGLAALMGVDQENVNEIVPRLIAQGVIVHDKSGEHPLLTLA; from the coding sequence ATGAACCAACCCACCGAAGACGAGTGCAGCTCGTCATCTGTCCAACCACCCACCGCAAGCGAAGCGTCTCCGAGTCTCACCGACGAGGAGATCGCAGAGCTGATGGATGAACTCCGCAACGAGGACGCCAGTCCAGAAGACCGGCTACTGGCAGCGATCCGCACCAACGGATCGGTACGCGCCAAGTCCGGGCTCGCCGCCCTGATGGGCGTCGACCAAGAAAACGTAAACGAAATCGTTCCGAGGCTCATCGCCCAGGGCGTCATCGTGCACGACAAGTCAGGAGAGCATCCGCTACTCACGCTCGCCTGA